One Pontibacillus yanchengensis DNA window includes the following coding sequences:
- a CDS encoding DUF420 domain-containing protein, which produces MSLELKKDFNYVPWVVGLSIAINLLVIALLFIPNIDSSTGFNIKLLPLLNAILNSFTFVFLLAALYMIIRKNVTWHKRFIFAAFTTTALFLVSYLTYHSMSSSTSYGGEGILQYIYYFILISHIILAAAIVPLALLTLFRGLAMKVDKHRRIAKWTMPVWLYVSITGVIVYLMISPYY; this is translated from the coding sequence ATGTCGTTGGAACTTAAGAAAGATTTTAACTATGTACCGTGGGTAGTTGGGCTATCTATTGCTATCAATCTTCTCGTCATAGCTCTACTATTTATCCCTAATATAGATAGCAGTACAGGGTTCAATATCAAACTATTACCATTGTTAAATGCAATTTTGAATTCATTTACATTTGTATTTTTACTAGCTGCATTATATATGATTATACGGAAAAATGTCACATGGCATAAGCGATTTATTTTTGCGGCCTTTACAACAACCGCATTATTTCTGGTATCCTATTTAACCTATCATTCTATGTCCTCTTCCACGTCATATGGAGGGGAAGGGATATTACAATATATCTACTATTTCATCTTAATATCACACATAATCCTAGCAGCCGCAATTGTTCCATTAGCTTTGTTAACTCTATTCAGAGGACTAGCAATGAAAGTAGATAAACATCGTAGAATTGCAAAGTGGACGATGCCCGTTTGGTTATATGTAAGTATTACAGGGGTTATTGTTTACTTGATGATTTCTCCATATTATTAA
- a CDS encoding SDR family oxidoreductase, which yields MELNTAIITGASSGIGAATAKELAKKNIKVMLAARRDERLKELKQEIEDMGGTAEYKATDVTSAEEMEALAKETNDTFGSVDILVNNAGLMPLSFMNKRKLDEWNKMVDVNIKGVLHGIYAVLPYMEEKNKGHIINTSSVAAHKIMPGSAVYSGTKMAVHGISEGLRGELANTNIRTTIISPGMVATELTETITDEDILNAFKNNSNDMQPLQSQDIAEAVGYAIDQPVHVDVNEVVVRPSNQSL from the coding sequence ATGGAACTAAACACAGCAATCATTACCGGTGCGAGTAGTGGTATTGGAGCAGCCACAGCAAAAGAATTGGCTAAGAAGAATATAAAAGTCATGCTAGCTGCTCGTCGTGATGAAAGATTAAAAGAATTAAAACAAGAAATTGAAGATATGGGCGGTACCGCTGAATATAAAGCAACAGATGTAACTTCTGCAGAAGAAATGGAAGCTCTAGCAAAAGAAACAAACGACACATTTGGATCTGTTGACATTCTAGTAAATAATGCTGGTCTCATGCCTCTTTCCTTCATGAATAAACGGAAGCTAGATGAATGGAACAAGATGGTAGATGTAAACATAAAAGGTGTTCTCCATGGCATTTATGCTGTGCTTCCTTACATGGAAGAGAAGAACAAAGGTCATATCATCAATACCTCTTCTGTTGCAGCTCACAAAATCATGCCTGGAAGCGCCGTTTATAGTGGTACGAAAATGGCCGTTCACGGTATTTCTGAAGGGTTGCGTGGGGAATTAGCTAACACAAATATTCGCACAACAATCATCTCTCCAGGTATGGTCGCTACAGAATTAACAGAAACCATCACGGACGAAGATATTCTTAATGCATTCAAGAACAATTCTAATGACATGCAACCATTACAAAGTCAGGATATTGCAGAAGCAGTTGGCTATGCAATTGATCAACCAGTTCATGTTGATGTTAACGAGGTTGTTGTTCGTCCAAGCAACCAGTCCTTATAA
- a CDS encoding helix-turn-helix transcriptional regulator, with amino-acid sequence MRALERQWLKDIRETKHMTQKDVANQCFIDRSYYTQIETGNRNPSRYVAINIAKVLNFDPSVFFTEELSSPFQLALQNVPIVIAHCDLELKYTWVFNPHDDFIDNDTIGKKDKDLANNEGIDKLTVLKQRVINSGISGQCIIRFPLSNGWTNYLVFASPLVDSLGHVTGVATSSINLSNLEPLGVNVKEQA; translated from the coding sequence GTGAGGGCACTGGAGAGACAATGGTTAAAAGACATAAGAGAAACCAAGCACATGACACAGAAAGACGTAGCAAACCAATGTTTTATCGATCGATCCTACTATACTCAAATTGAAACAGGAAATCGAAACCCAAGTAGATATGTAGCCATTAATATTGCCAAAGTCTTAAACTTCGATCCCTCTGTATTTTTCACAGAAGAGCTAAGCAGCCCCTTTCAGCTTGCTCTACAAAACGTCCCAATTGTTATTGCTCATTGTGATTTAGAATTGAAATATACGTGGGTTTTTAATCCACATGATGATTTTATAGACAATGATACAATAGGAAAAAAAGATAAAGATTTGGCCAATAATGAAGGCATTGATAAGTTAACAGTACTGAAACAACGAGTGATTAATTCAGGAATAAGTGGACAATGTATTATAAGGTTCCCTTTATCTAACGGGTGGACCAATTACTTGGTATTCGCCTCCCCACTTGTTGATTCATTGGGACATGTTACTGGTGTTGCTACATCATCTATCAATCTATCAAATTTAGAACCTTTAGGTGTTAATGTAAAAGAACAAGCTTAG
- the dapF gene encoding diaminopimelate epimerase, whose product MNIEIIKCHGSNNDFVLIDELFHTYHFSEVDRVSIATMLCDRDGLIGADGILFTMPSDHADARMRMFNPDGSEAEMCGNGLRCVGRYVCEQLDRNEIMVETKEADLSVVKKGEIYDDVPAYEVSIEPVRLDPQLFMKTEKKLHVELPIENLSEDLTFTAVSVPNPHLITMVPEIHDENLSSIGKQANEDKNLLPSGVNVSFIQPLGDQKIFVRTYERGVGLTNACGTAMSASSLTTVLLEINQLSEEIYVYNRGGFVICVVEKQGDEYFIKLRGNATYEYRTSLNVEFEHYTFEEQSNREGFEQEKQAYAKLQEHAKEEINLAAHE is encoded by the coding sequence TTGAACATAGAAATTATAAAGTGTCACGGATCGAATAATGACTTTGTACTTATAGATGAACTGTTCCATACGTATCATTTTAGTGAGGTTGATCGAGTATCGATTGCAACTATGCTATGTGATCGAGACGGATTAATTGGAGCTGATGGAATTTTATTCACGATGCCTAGTGACCATGCAGATGCTCGTATGAGAATGTTTAATCCAGATGGTTCTGAGGCTGAAATGTGTGGAAATGGACTTCGTTGTGTCGGGCGTTATGTATGTGAGCAATTAGACAGAAACGAAATAATGGTGGAAACGAAAGAAGCAGATTTATCCGTTGTTAAAAAAGGGGAAATCTATGATGATGTCCCTGCTTACGAGGTATCTATTGAGCCAGTCCGTTTAGATCCACAATTGTTTATGAAAACAGAGAAAAAGCTACATGTGGAGTTGCCGATTGAAAATTTATCAGAGGACCTAACATTTACAGCTGTATCTGTTCCCAATCCCCATTTAATTACAATGGTACCTGAAATCCATGATGAGAATCTTTCTTCTATCGGAAAGCAAGCTAATGAAGATAAGAATTTATTGCCGTCTGGTGTAAATGTTAGTTTCATTCAACCATTGGGAGATCAAAAGATTTTTGTGCGCACCTATGAGCGAGGTGTCGGATTGACCAATGCTTGTGGAACAGCCATGTCTGCTTCTTCATTAACAACTGTGTTGTTAGAAATTAATCAACTTAGTGAAGAAATTTATGTCTACAACCGTGGTGGCTTTGTGATTTGCGTGGTGGAAAAACAAGGTGATGAATATTTCATTAAGTTAAGAGGTAACGCAACGTATGAATATAGAACATCACTCAATGTGGAATTTGAACATTATACGTTTGAAGAACAATCCAATCGTGAAGGATTTGAGCAAGAGAAACAAGCTTATGCTAAATTACAAGAACATGCGAAAGAAGAAATTAACCTAGCTGCTCATGAGTAA
- a CDS encoding TerC family protein: MESIWLEYGWTLLILIGLEGLLSADNALVLAVIAKHLPKEEKEKAIKYGIFMAFAFRFIALFAISFIANVWQIQAIGAAYLLYLGLKHVIKAQFGNENENMENDIEKEAAGKGFWPTVGKIALADLAFAIDSILAAVALALGLPDSPIDDFGGMDGGKFIIVVLGGIAGLILIKYAATWFVKLLEKRPALETTAYAIVAWVGVKLAVITLAHKDIGLLDHHFPHSTSWTLTFYGVLVAIALFGWFAPGNKLTNKHDR; the protein is encoded by the coding sequence ATGGAATCAATCTGGTTGGAATACGGTTGGACTTTATTAATACTCATAGGTCTTGAGGGATTATTATCAGCTGATAATGCGCTTGTCCTTGCTGTTATAGCCAAACATTTACCAAAAGAAGAAAAGGAAAAGGCAATTAAATATGGGATTTTTATGGCCTTTGCATTCAGGTTCATTGCCCTTTTTGCTATTTCGTTTATTGCTAACGTGTGGCAAATACAAGCCATTGGAGCAGCTTATCTCCTTTATTTAGGGTTAAAACATGTTATAAAGGCTCAGTTTGGAAATGAAAATGAAAACATGGAGAATGACATAGAAAAAGAAGCTGCTGGTAAAGGCTTTTGGCCAACAGTAGGTAAGATAGCTCTAGCGGACCTTGCTTTTGCAATTGATTCTATTCTCGCTGCTGTCGCCCTTGCACTCGGTCTTCCAGATTCTCCTATTGATGATTTTGGGGGAATGGATGGCGGAAAATTTATCATCGTTGTACTCGGAGGCATTGCAGGGCTTATTTTAATAAAATACGCTGCTACTTGGTTCGTGAAATTGCTCGAAAAACGCCCAGCATTAGAAACAACCGCTTATGCCATTGTAGCTTGGGTCGGAGTTAAATTAGCAGTTATCACACTTGCTCATAAGGATATTGGTTTATTGGATCACCACTTCCCACATAGCACAAGTTGGACATTAACATTCTACGGAGTTTTGGTAGCAATTGCATTATTTGGATGGTTTGCACCAGGAAATAAACTTACCAATAAGCACGACAGATGA
- a CDS encoding DUF4367 domain-containing protein — protein MKKCIFLLFTIPFLLTSCSGSTDLQDFNHDDLKKRIEDQYFYVKLPTKLPFEVREAEFSKPPIEKESIKTLIIDFLGEHNEHIGLQITNSGNVSSVSEKDYKEVKIGNVQGKYYTNNAGTKLLKWTQNDVHYTLKYFAKQSETKVTQKDLMEVSKSFK, from the coding sequence ATGAAAAAATGTATTTTCTTGTTATTTACTATTCCATTCCTATTAACAAGCTGTAGCGGAAGTACTGATCTTCAAGATTTTAATCATGACGATTTAAAAAAGCGAATAGAAGACCAGTATTTTTATGTTAAACTTCCAACAAAGCTTCCATTTGAGGTGAGGGAAGCAGAATTTAGTAAACCTCCTATAGAAAAGGAATCTATTAAAACACTAATAATTGATTTTCTTGGAGAACATAATGAACATATAGGTCTACAAATAACAAATAGTGGTAATGTATCCTCTGTTTCAGAGAAAGATTATAAAGAAGTTAAAATAGGTAATGTTCAAGGAAAGTATTATACCAATAATGCTGGTACGAAGTTATTGAAGTGGACTCAAAATGATGTCCACTATACTCTCAAGTATTTTGCTAAGCAATCAGAAACAAAGGTTACACAAAAAGATTTAATGGAAGTTTCTAAATCGTTCAAGTAA
- a CDS encoding CBO0543 family protein, which produces MSDFLNYPLEYFIMLSVIIGSLFGAFFILRINWKRYGLLYLLSGLMGNIICLIFIFLNFYKFPVVPFHLGIKMPISAILTAFPYYVLLGVRFSPRSWAWKIPFYMGMVNLGILVEKLLEEYTEIIEYTNYWDTFDSYAVWWIYLLIFEYLGQRIVPNEYRKPIRVKSLWYGRWAWFVLHFIFLVTIFLAGVYVGWLL; this is translated from the coding sequence ATGTCTGACTTTTTAAACTACCCATTAGAATATTTCATTATGCTATCTGTCATTATAGGTAGTTTATTTGGAGCTTTCTTTATATTGCGGATAAATTGGAAGCGTTATGGACTACTATATCTTTTAAGTGGCTTAATGGGAAATATTATTTGTCTTATCTTTATTTTCCTGAATTTTTATAAATTTCCTGTCGTCCCTTTTCATCTTGGTATAAAAATGCCTATTTCTGCTATTCTAACTGCCTTTCCATACTATGTTTTATTAGGTGTTCGATTTAGTCCTAGAAGTTGGGCATGGAAGATCCCCTTTTACATGGGGATGGTTAATCTTGGTATATTAGTGGAAAAATTATTGGAAGAGTACACAGAAATTATAGAATACACGAATTATTGGGATACATTCGATTCATACGCTGTTTGGTGGATTTATCTTTTAATATTTGAATATTTAGGTCAACGAATTGTTCCGAATGAATATCGCAAACCGATACGCGTGAAGTCATTATGGTATGGTCGATGGGCATGGTTTGTTTTGCATTTTATTTTTTTGGTGACAATTTTTCTCGCAGGAGTGTACGTGGGTTGGCTATTATAA
- a CDS encoding FbpB family small basic protein, translated as MRRSKRSIQQLIQTNKEEMLLNKKAIEEIEDKVDKKLLSRNKSKKDDNL; from the coding sequence ATGAGAAGGAGCAAACGTTCCATCCAACAACTCATACAAACGAACAAAGAAGAAATGTTGCTCAATAAGAAAGCTATTGAGGAAATAGAGGACAAAGTAGACAAAAAGTTGTTATCACGTAATAAAAGTAAAAAAGATGATAATTTATAA
- a CDS encoding esterase/lipase family protein: MKYDLYIRYSNVQNDFEKVRDSKDRSFIMATDFSMKMDDLIDGIDFLMKQFPFIVVSEDELVTSMMQARELHPFTDIKVEIPIDTEAIYCLSLSNLHEYEVVYLNASSYPQQSPSIDEKVATIQKEVNTHHRVLVLIQKVKAFLNHFNPSIPRLYEVELENGGIRESELLLDQPINLSSDVKIAIIVHGFLSASERNFEALKKEILERNHYDKVIGYSYATTHASIVQHGKKLYEVLCETDLLQEGHQVDIYAHSLGGLLTRSMINHEGIRVCFCIHNVVLAGVPNLGTPLAQYGNQLFSEEGWNVAELLFHIVRDLIQYGEEAFPIYEAFLGEAALLQSSSPVLADMSPHSLFIRHLNQTTFHITGQVFLIGYCIPETGDGDSFFMKSYRHFLHKSQIFQDSKHDGVIPYKSSSYRFLGQPKPIVISEETPGWHTWYFSKKERVTHIVDKVLHSP; the protein is encoded by the coding sequence ATGAAGTACGATTTATATATCCGTTATTCTAATGTACAGAATGATTTTGAGAAAGTAAGAGATAGCAAAGATCGAAGTTTTATAATGGCTACGGACTTTTCAATGAAAATGGATGATTTAATAGATGGTATTGACTTCTTAATGAAACAATTTCCTTTTATTGTAGTATCTGAAGATGAGTTAGTAACATCAATGATGCAAGCAAGGGAACTACATCCATTCACTGATATTAAAGTTGAAATACCAATTGACACAGAAGCTATCTATTGTTTAAGTCTTTCTAACTTACATGAGTATGAAGTTGTTTATCTTAATGCATCTTCCTATCCCCAACAGTCTCCGTCTATAGATGAGAAAGTAGCTACCATACAAAAAGAAGTAAATACACATCATCGTGTACTTGTACTCATTCAGAAAGTTAAAGCATTTCTGAATCATTTTAATCCTTCCATACCTCGATTATACGAAGTGGAATTAGAAAATGGGGGAATAAGAGAGAGTGAATTATTGTTAGATCAACCCATAAATCTATCTTCTGATGTTAAGATAGCCATTATAGTACATGGGTTCTTATCAGCATCAGAACGGAACTTTGAAGCATTAAAAAAAGAAATTTTAGAACGGAACCATTATGATAAAGTAATTGGTTACTCCTACGCGACCACTCATGCCTCTATTGTTCAGCATGGTAAGAAACTTTATGAAGTACTGTGTGAAACCGATCTTCTTCAAGAAGGGCATCAGGTTGATATTTATGCTCATAGCTTAGGGGGGTTGTTGACAAGAAGTATGATAAATCATGAAGGAATTCGAGTCTGCTTTTGTATTCACAATGTTGTACTTGCTGGAGTTCCTAATTTAGGGACACCTCTTGCTCAATATGGCAATCAATTGTTTTCAGAAGAAGGATGGAATGTGGCTGAACTTTTATTTCATATAGTCCGAGACTTGATTCAATATGGAGAAGAAGCATTCCCCATTTATGAAGCGTTTTTAGGAGAAGCAGCTTTGCTTCAAAGTAGTTCACCTGTATTAGCGGATATGTCACCTCATTCGCTATTTATTAGGCATCTGAATCAAACAACATTTCACATTACCGGTCAAGTGTTCCTAATAGGCTACTGCATCCCAGAAACAGGGGATGGAGATTCTTTTTTTATGAAAAGCTATCGCCACTTTTTACATAAATCGCAAATATTTCAGGATTCTAAGCATGATGGTGTCATTCCTTATAAAAGCTCAAGTTATAGATTTCTAGGGCAACCAAAACCAATCGTTATTTCCGAGGAAACTCCTGGCTGGCATACGTGGTACTTTAGTAAAAAGGAAAGGGTTACCCATATAGTTGACAAAGTCTTACATTCTCCTTAA
- a CDS encoding DUF3243 domain-containing protein has translation MSEQNNLSKMEQKAADMSHEKKEEILENFNHFASYLGNKVSMAEKVGMSEEALAQSAEKVANYLSNNEEPKNREEKLLQELWENGTEDEQHVLAHMLVRMVQDYK, from the coding sequence ATGAGCGAACAAAATAATTTAAGTAAAATGGAACAAAAAGCGGCAGATATGAGTCATGAAAAGAAAGAGGAGATTTTAGAGAATTTTAATCACTTTGCCAGCTACCTCGGAAATAAAGTGAGTATGGCTGAGAAAGTTGGAATGAGTGAAGAGGCGTTAGCACAAAGTGCGGAAAAAGTGGCTAATTATCTATCAAATAATGAAGAGCCAAAAAACCGTGAGGAAAAGTTATTGCAAGAGTTATGGGAAAATGGAACTGAGGATGAACAGCACGTTTTAGCGCATATGTTGGTTCGTATGGTTCAGGACTACAAATAA
- a CDS encoding Dabb family protein, whose product MIEHIVIFKFNEKTSEHEKKEAINQLKSLKQKIPGIVDIQAGLNFSDRSQGFDVGLTVRFEDKQSLEEYGPHEKHQEVVSYLKEIGLSDIIVVDFEL is encoded by the coding sequence ATGATCGAACACATAGTAATATTTAAATTTAACGAAAAAACATCAGAGCATGAAAAAAAGGAAGCAATTAATCAATTGAAATCGCTTAAACAGAAGATTCCTGGAATAGTGGATATCCAAGCCGGATTGAACTTTTCAGATAGAAGTCAAGGATTTGATGTAGGCTTAACCGTACGCTTTGAAGATAAACAATCCCTTGAAGAGTATGGACCACACGAAAAACATCAAGAAGTAGTCTCATACCTAAAAGAAATAGGACTATCAGATATCATTGTGGTGGATTTTGAATTATAA
- a CDS encoding rhodanese-related sulfurtransferase has product MEEKNNYQVLLYYKYVTMEDPEQFAQDHLEFCNSLGLKGRILVASEGINGTVSGPKEQTKKYMEAMNNDPRFADMPFKIDEASGHAFKKMHVRPRPELVTLRLEDDINPHDLTGEYLEPKEFYQKMHDENTIILDARNDYEYDLGHFRGAIRPDINSFRELPEWVRENKEMLEGKQILTYCTGGIRCEKFSGWLKQEGFENVGQLHGGIATYSKDPEVQGQLWDGQMYVFDERISVPVNQTEHVVVGVDHFDGEPCERYVNCSNPDCNKQILCSEENEHKYMRGCTPECRVHERNRYVEEHNMNQDEINELLHALGEGESQAS; this is encoded by the coding sequence ATGGAAGAGAAAAACAATTATCAAGTATTGCTTTATTATAAATATGTAACGATGGAAGATCCTGAGCAATTTGCACAAGATCATCTAGAGTTTTGCAATAGCTTGGGGTTAAAGGGAAGAATCCTTGTAGCATCAGAAGGGATTAACGGTACAGTATCAGGACCGAAAGAACAAACAAAGAAGTATATGGAAGCGATGAACAATGACCCTCGTTTTGCCGATATGCCATTTAAGATTGATGAAGCAAGTGGTCACGCATTTAAGAAAATGCACGTTCGTCCACGCCCTGAACTGGTAACGTTGCGTCTTGAGGATGATATAAATCCTCATGATCTTACAGGGGAGTACCTTGAACCGAAAGAATTTTATCAAAAAATGCACGATGAAAATACGATTATCCTTGATGCCCGAAATGATTATGAGTATGACCTCGGTCATTTTCGTGGTGCTATTCGTCCAGACATTAATTCATTCCGTGAACTACCAGAATGGGTTCGCGAGAATAAAGAAATGTTAGAAGGTAAACAAATTCTAACGTATTGTACAGGCGGAATTCGTTGTGAAAAGTTCTCTGGCTGGTTGAAGCAAGAAGGCTTTGAGAACGTGGGACAGCTTCACGGAGGAATTGCCACTTATAGCAAGGACCCAGAAGTACAAGGTCAGCTATGGGATGGTCAAATGTATGTGTTTGATGAACGTATTAGTGTTCCAGTTAACCAGACAGAACATGTTGTCGTAGGAGTTGATCACTTTGACGGTGAACCATGTGAACGATATGTAAACTGTTCTAATCCTGACTGTAATAAGCAAATTCTATGCTCGGAAGAAAATGAGCACAAATATATGAGAGGCTGTACACCTGAATGTAGAGTCCATGAACGTAACCGTTATGTAGAAGAGCATAATATGAATCAAGATGAAATTAATGAACTTCTTCATGCGCTAGGAGAAGGCGAAAGCCAAGCTTCATAA
- a CDS encoding helix-turn-helix domain-containing protein, translating into MALAISIIELIHKTIGCARFVYNYFVGKQKDKDAYWYIVSDIIQNG; encoded by the coding sequence ATGGCTCTAGCCATCTCCATTATCGAACTTATCCATAAAACAATTGGTTGCGCTCGATTCGTCTATAATTATTTTGTGGGCAAACAAAAAGACAAAGATGCTTATTGGTATATCGTAAGCGACATTATCCAGAATGGTTAA
- a CDS encoding Gfo/Idh/MocA family protein: MVKFGVIGTNWITDRFLESVKDLEDFELTAVFSRTEQKANEFARKYNIAKTFTDYEDMAKSDAIDAVYIASPNYVHSEQAIGFMNHKKHVLCEKPLASNIKQTQAMIDAATKNGVVLMEAMRTTLVPNFRRIQNHLHKLGKVRRYVASYSKYSSRYDAYKAGTVLNAFNPSYSNGSLMDLGVYCIYPMVVLFGEPQSIKASGIMLESGADGSGSILAQYNEMDAVIMYSKMNDSYLPSEIQGEEASMVIHDNISTPHHVEIKYRDGSVETISEPHEQQDMYYEGQEFIRLVQEGKNMSTINTFQNSLTTAVIMETARKQIGLIYPADQS; encoded by the coding sequence ATGGTTAAATTTGGTGTTATAGGAACAAATTGGATTACGGATCGTTTTCTTGAATCTGTTAAGGACTTAGAAGATTTTGAGCTAACAGCAGTGTTTTCGCGTACAGAGCAAAAAGCAAATGAATTTGCTCGAAAGTATAATATAGCAAAGACGTTTACAGACTATGAAGATATGGCAAAGAGTGACGCCATTGATGCTGTATATATTGCGAGTCCTAATTATGTACATAGTGAACAAGCTATAGGATTTATGAATCATAAGAAGCACGTGCTATGTGAAAAACCCCTTGCTTCAAATATAAAACAAACCCAAGCGATGATTGATGCAGCGACTAAGAATGGTGTTGTTTTAATGGAGGCTATGAGAACTACCCTTGTCCCGAATTTTAGGCGAATACAAAATCATTTACATAAACTAGGTAAAGTTCGTCGTTATGTTGCTAGCTACAGCAAGTATTCTTCCCGATACGATGCCTATAAAGCTGGAACAGTACTGAATGCATTTAATCCTAGCTATTCCAATGGCTCCCTAATGGATTTAGGCGTGTACTGCATCTATCCGATGGTGGTCTTGTTTGGAGAACCACAGAGCATAAAGGCTTCTGGCATTATGCTAGAATCAGGTGCTGATGGTTCAGGTAGCATCCTAGCTCAATACAATGAAATGGATGCGGTGATTATGTATTCTAAAATGAATGATTCTTATCTACCTTCAGAAATTCAAGGAGAAGAAGCAAGTATGGTCATTCACGATAATATTTCAACTCCGCATCATGTTGAAATTAAGTACAGAGATGGATCAGTGGAAACGATAAGCGAACCTCATGAGCAACAGGACATGTATTATGAAGGACAAGAGTTTATTCGTTTAGTTCAAGAAGGAAAGAATATGTCCACTATTAATACTTTCCAAAACTCTCTTACGACAGCAGTCATTATGGAAACGGCTAGAAAACAAATAGGCTTGATTTACCCAGCTGACCAATCATGA
- a CDS encoding GyrI-like domain-containing protein, with amino-acid sequence MSSGKLTISKPEIVELDEVKLAGKSCSTTMEQKDVKIPNMVEEFHVGDIQNINNRINAPSSYGMYIDPPNWDPEKDEFTWFAAVEVSSFDELPVGLEGKVIPAGRYASLRYNPVEHKEVEPYSYLYRWIKESEYEQVGDFGFEYYEPFVGENTEYTLYFPIK; translated from the coding sequence TTGAGTAGTGGAAAATTAACGATTTCAAAACCAGAGATTGTGGAATTAGATGAAGTAAAGCTAGCAGGTAAATCTTGTAGTACAACCATGGAACAGAAGGATGTTAAAATTCCTAATATGGTAGAGGAATTTCATGTAGGAGATATCCAAAACATAAACAATCGAATCAATGCACCTTCTTCCTATGGGATGTATATTGATCCCCCTAATTGGGATCCAGAAAAAGACGAGTTTACTTGGTTTGCTGCTGTAGAAGTTAGTAGTTTCGATGAACTACCAGTGGGATTAGAAGGTAAGGTGATTCCTGCAGGTAGATACGCTAGTCTACGATACAACCCTGTTGAACATAAGGAAGTTGAACCTTATTCTTATTTGTATCGTTGGATTAAAGAATCAGAATATGAACAAGTGGGAGACTTCGGCTTTGAATATTACGAGCCTTTTGTTGGAGAGAACACAGAGTATACATTGTACTTTCCAATCAAATAA
- a CDS encoding ferritin-like domain-containing protein: protein MSNEDVVKTLNKFLQGQYMGIHAYEHYIGKLKDHYVKKEFQGIQQDHKEHAQRVAERIQNLGGKPVDNEGMLGSIQGYIGKFSIPEDTKGIIESALKGESYYGVEISEEIVKGDLDKESHRIVKGILDKDRQHVDMLNQMSH, encoded by the coding sequence ATGTCAAATGAAGATGTAGTGAAAACGTTAAATAAATTTCTACAAGGTCAATACATGGGTATCCATGCTTATGAACACTACATAGGCAAGTTGAAGGATCACTATGTTAAAAAAGAATTCCAAGGAATTCAACAAGATCATAAAGAACATGCTCAGCGGGTGGCTGAACGCATTCAAAACTTAGGTGGAAAACCAGTGGATAATGAAGGTATGCTAGGTTCTATTCAAGGGTATATCGGTAAATTTAGCATACCAGAAGATACAAAGGGTATTATCGAAAGTGCATTAAAAGGTGAGAGCTATTATGGTGTTGAAATTTCCGAGGAAATAGTAAAAGGAGATTTGGACAAAGAGAGTCACCGAATTGTGAAGGGGATACTGGACAAGGATCGACAACACGTCGATATGTTGAACCAAATGAGCCATTAA